The sequence ATCACTAGTGACTAAATAATTCTGATCAAAATCTGATGGAAGCATTTCTGGGCCATTTGTTGTTGGCCAGGCGCCATGTGAGTTAGAAGTTCATTTTTTCTTGAGGCCTGTATTTCCACAGATCCACATGCCATTTTCAATGGAGGCTTCAGCTTTCTGAGCATACGAAACTATTGTGTGCTGTGTTTCGATTCTCACGACATCAAACTAAATGATTGGATGTTCACTAGCTTGCTCTCATCGATGCTGACCAGAAGGTTTTCTTTCCTCGCTTCCTGAGAATACCCAGTGCTGTGTTTTTGGTGAATGTGAACTGGGCCCAATGCTTAGTTTGAGGTCAAGATCACTCTCTACAGATGCACTCCAACTTTCGTCTTCAACTGATTTATGGGTCTCCCTGTGAAATCTTTCTTTGACTGTTGAGTTTTCTTCACTAAAGAGGCTGAGGCAGTTTACTGGCTTGCATTCGTGAAGACTCGAATCTTCAGTTACTTGCTGGGGAGTTGAGTGTTGTGCATTACCAAGGCGAGCTGATTGATTTGTCCCTGATGTTGAAGGACTGCTCTTGAGATTCAACTTTGACCCCTGCACCATTCTGTGAGTTTCTTCTGTTCTCGTCTGATAACCATGGTTATCGCATGCAGCCATCAATGATTTTTGTACATGATACAAACGATGCAACTCATGCACCTGATGCAAAGAAGCAGTATCAGACACAAAAGTTCTTGTTGCATGAATGACAAGACAACTTAGGTTTGACTAACAAGTGGTTGTCTACTTATCACTAGAAAGATGAAGGTTTATGCAGCATAAGCAGTAGTTTGCAGAACTACAATAGTACAATATATTATGAAACTGGAGCAGTCTGTTAACCTCTCGTCTATGTGTTGCAAATATGCCTCGCAAATGAAAAGGCTCAGGAGTCGAGACCCATTAGGGTGCCTGATCTCCTTGCTTTCTTATGTTCTCTCTCTGTCTATCTGGTGAATCCTTATGATATGGACGACGAGAGTACAAGGCTTACCTGCTGTCTGAAGACCTTATCATGCTCCACGATTGTTGTCCGAACTGAGTCCTTGCTGTCTCGTACGCAGTGCTCGTCCATTGGCTCTTCCAAGGTGCATAGAAGCTCTTGCTCACCAGCTCTCAGCAATGATCTGGTTATTTCCTGGATGTTATCTCTACCTTTTATATATTTCACGATGATTATCCCCTTTATCTCCAACAAGGTGGAGAGGATTCTGTGAATACGAAGCAAATCAGTAGCCATACCTGAAACAGCCAGTCTGAAAGATGAGTACCTTGTGTGTAGTAGGCATCACTTAGAGCAGGAGAGATTCTGTCATAAAAACTATAACTGTAGTGTTCAGTCAAGTGCACTGTGCTTACAAGTGAATGATGGATACTGAGCTAACACTGAACCAGCTGCTAATCTCACACTTTCCCTCTTCTTTGGTTACAGATCATAGCCACTGGCAATCTCCAGATGTTAGCAGGGACGCAGAATGGGAGGAAGCTTGCGCAACTCTATCCTCAGCACCCATTACTCATCTCAGAGCCTATGAAGCAAACAGCGCCCTTTTGTATCTCTCCTCGTGCTTATGATCAAAGGGTTCTGAGTAAGACACTTGGTGAGTAGCTTCCACGATGTATCTCTCCTCGTGCTTATGAAGCAAACAGCGTCCTTTTGTACTAGAAACAAGAAGAGATGCCAACCAGAAGTGAAGAAAAGCTAGCAATGCAATGGCTGACAGGCTGTGTGAAAGATGATGGGTAAGCAAGATACCAGGGCGGCAATGCAAAAAGATGAGGAGCTGGAGATGGTTAGTTAGCAGGAGGTATGCTGCTGCGTTGCTATTTGTTTATCCAATTCGAGGAAAGATCAGGGAACCAAGTGCAGCCAGCAGCCAAGCCAATCGGAGAGCCAAATCTGGTTGGTTTAATGAAACAAGAAGCCTACCTAAAAACATGTGAAGCAGATATGCCACGCAGTTTTTTTTTGCCGCGATTAAAGATATCAGGATTTTTTGGACTTGGCAACACCTCTCTCTCTCCATCTGATAGATAAGCTAGGCCATACATATCTTCACATGCTTGTAGTTTGCCGGAGAGATCTGAAGATACCCGGGGCCCACATCCATGAGTTATCCTGGCTGTCCATCCTCGTTACAATAACAATTCTGGGATCTGCCCACAGCCTCACAAAACTAAACTGCCGATTGAGCTTCCATGTGTGTTATAAATTCTTTAGGGCttattcggttagctctcaatccatatgaTTGAATAGGATTCTATGGGTTAAAATTCTAAACAAGTCAAACTTTTTAAATTATTTCAATCCAATCTAATCCATGAGTAACGagattaaccgaacaaggccttagtctATGGCTAATAGATTGTATATATAATCGTGCAAAACAATGTTTTACACTGTTTACATAATAGAGATTGAAATGAGAGATATAAATGAGTAAACTGTTGAAGATAGCATTAGGGTCTATTTGAGTACAATGTTTTTTAAAACCACACTTTATAATATTATAGTTTATTGTGTATTATGATACAACTATGATATATTTTATATCAATATGATACTCGACGCAGTATTTTGATTGCAGTGCAAGAGGGGAGGAGACGCTGGAGACTCAATACTTTCACTAGCCTCGCCATTTTACCTTGCACACGGACACACGGTTGGGGTCAGTCTTAGAGATGGAAATAAAAGTGCGGTagtgttttttaaaaaaaatatagtTTTCAAAAAGTTTAACAAATCGTATGTCCCTGCCTTCCCAGGATTCTTGGACGGCTGGATCCGAAAACCAAGATCTTGTGAATTCGTTCATCCCACCGACACAGGCACTAAACTAATAACACCTCTCTGATCTAAACCATACTTGAGTTGCTCAGTTGACTTGCCACACACCAGGCTGTTGATCCGTCCATGAGACCGCTGACGTGCATGCTTATTCTAAACATTAATCGGGTTTGACTCTGTTCGAGTTCCTGGATGCCCTTGATCAATCTTTCCCTGCATGCCACATGAGTGCTATATATCTAGAGCTAGCAAAGCAGCATTGCTGGGGATCTTAACAAGATTCTTCTGTTGTGGTACACAGATAGGAGTTAGGACACTAGGCAGAGTATAACATAGGATAAGGTTACGCTGCGCATCACTTGGCTTTCCAAGATCCCTTTGTCAACAACTAGAGATTTTAATGCCGGGACCAATGATAGCCCTATATATGTATGGTGCTTGCTATGCTATCTATTCAAACTTTAGCACGCACACGCATTTACCGTCTTTGGTCTGTTCATTTTCATCTCAATCTATATTTATTAAATGGAATTGGATGAATTTAAATCCATAGCAAGCCAAAATCTCTACTAACATTTTCTAATCATTCGATCCATGTGGTGTAGAAATAACTGAATAAAGTCTTAGGGTTTCATTCCTAGCTTCCCCGCAAAAGAAGGGATTCTGAAATCACAGTCCCTGTTCCCTGAAAGGGATAAGCACTTTGGGTAGCATCTTCAAACCCCTTGGCTTTCATTTTCTTTTTGTAAGTTAAATGTCTTATTTCGAAAGTTGGAAAGGAACTTTGTACTGCAGCGCCGCGCCATGGCTGTCCACGTACCACGTAGCATCAGCTCGTATACAGCGATCAGACGGTTGCTGCTGTCTGTTGTTCGTAGACATCAGCTAGGCGGAGCCGACAAGCTAGCTGTTCATACAAGTTCGAAACAGATCATGTTTAAATCTCCTTGGCGCCGTTTGGAAACCCTAATCCTGTTGCACACGGCAAAgaataagggtctgtttggttcgctacctaacttgccacactttgcctaacttttctgcctaaggttaggggctgtttggttcgtgcctaaatgtgccacactttgcctaaggttagtcgttcgaattgaataactaatcttaggcagaaaagttaggcaaagtgtgacaacttaggcatcaaaccaaacaggtctttagttcttcaattcgaacgactaaccttaggcaaagtgtgacacagttagccacgaaccaaacaggccctaagattTTCAGCTCAGATCTCACCTGTGTACTCTGAAAGGAAAATGGAATGGAGCATGTGCAGACGCCAAAAAATCGCAGGCTCTGATGCTACCGCTCTGGGATGGAATCAAACGCAGCAGGCAGCAACTATCTGTCACAGCAGCGCTCCCCTCCAAAGGCCGACAGGCCCACCTGCCGTTCATCCTTTTCGTTGGCGTCGCGATCTGCACTGCACAGGTGATGCAGCCATGCAAATGCAATGCAGGTCGTCTGCTGCGCCAGCGTTTGGGCAGAGCATAGAGCAAGAGGGCCATCAAATTGCTTATTTGCTTGGCTCTGGGCTGGGTTGCAAGCCTGCAACCGTTAATAATGGGGCTGGTCTGGGCTGGGCCGGTAGTAACAGTGGGCTGTTGTCGCTTTCGATAAAAGCAAGGTTTTCCTTTTCCCTCCGTTTCACGACCTTACAATCTTATCTCAACATTCCCATGTTCCACATCAACCTTATAAACTCTCCTAGAACCCTAAATCCTTGCCTCTTCAGGTACTTGAATTCCTAGTGACACTTCCTATTTCAGCCTTATACTTACGATTTCTATATGCAACGTACAGTATTCTCAGACTTGACAAAACAGAAGTCATGAGATTGACACAAAAGAACTCAAACTTTAAGCTGCAGCTTTCAGCTGCTGTGGCTGCATCACCAGGCGTGGCTTTAAGCTGCAGCCGTTGAAAACACGTTGCACCTGTAGCGGCTGCAATTTTAAGCTGTAGTTAACTCTGAAATGTAATAATAAACAAATAAACTATCAAGTTCCGACTCTTGTTAATTCAGCGTATAACCATTACATTTTTGCACTGGATCATATCAACGCATCGGTTTCATATTTCAAGCGCCTCTTCTTGGCAAAGGCCAAGCTTTTTCCACAGAACTGAAGCTTCAGTTTCTAGAGCTGAACATACTTCCAGCAATGAACCCTTCGCTGGGTCCATATATCTTCTAGATACACATTTATTCCCTGTTGTCCACAGATGCAAAAAAGCTTGGCCAGTGCAACATTTCACCCTTGATATCAAGGCCATCATACATCGATTAACACAATCCAACTATTACCTCAAGGAAAGCAATTGCATTGCAGTAGCGCTCCAAGCTCACGTAGCCTCTTCTTCAATCTGATGCCCCTGCAGCTGGGCAGCCTTCATCATTTGCCTAATCTCCTCAACCTTCCCGTGTTCCCGTTTCCGCCTTAAAAACCCTTCCAAGACCGTGAATGCTCGCTCTGTTGGTGCCATCCCCGTCTCGATTATTTCCCTGAAACACCTGTATGCCTCAGCAACCACACCTCTACAGCATAAACCAGTGACCAGAATGTCCAATGCATGCTGGTGAGGTACACAGCCCCTTCCCATCAGATAATCCCACAGCTCCAGCCCAAGGTCAGGTCGTCCATTCTCGCAGAAGACCTTCATGAGCAGCATTGTCGTCCTGGTCCTCGGCATGAACCCTGAGCTAACCATCTTGCTGTACACTTTCCAGATCCCCTCCAAGTCGCCAACTCTCTGAAACCCGCAAAGCATCGTGTTGTAGCTAACATCATCTAGACCGATCCCCTTCCTCTCCATGTCACTCATCACCGCCATCGCAGACTGCAAGTCCCTAACCCTCACATACACGCCCATGAGCGCATTATGAGCACCGCGGTCAGGAGTCACTCCCCACTTCTCCATTTCATCAAACAGGGCGCGTGCTCTCGCCGCGTTCCTGACAATCCCAGCTCCGTATATCAACGTGGTGAACACCTGCAGCGTGGGCTTGTAGTCCCCCTTGCTGCGCATTTCGTCGAGCAGCTCGAGGGCGTCCAGGAACCTACCTTTCTTGCAGTAGGCGTCCATCCTGATGCAGTACGACACGGCGTCCGCCACGAAGCCCCGCAGCACGGCGTCATGGTAGAAGAGGTCCAGCGCGTGGACGTGTCCGGCCTCCTTGAACCCGAGCAGCAGCGTGTTGAACGTGCGCGTGTCGGGCGGGTACGCGTCGCAGTAGCGGTGGAAGAGAGCGCGGGCCTCGGCCACGCGGCCGCGGGCGCAGAAGGCGCGGAGCAGCACATTGAGCTCGGCGGCGCCGAAGGCCCTGCCGGCGCGCGCCCAGACGCGAGCGGCGGATTCGAAGCAGGTGACGGCAGCGTCGAAGGACGCGCCGGGTGCTGATGCGGAGAGCGCGGTCGAGAGGAGGGCGGCGAGCGCGGGCGTGGAGAGGAGGTGCGGGTGCGTGTACGGGAGGGACTCGAGCAGCGGGAACGAGAGGTGGGCGTGGCGGCGGGAGCGCGCGAGGAGGCGGAGCAGGACCGGGAGGGAGCTTTCCGGCACGTTGAAGTGGCGGAG is a genomic window of Zea mays cultivar B73 chromosome 5, Zm-B73-REFERENCE-NAM-5.0, whole genome shotgun sequence containing:
- the LOC100381741 gene encoding uncharacterized protein isoform X1, translating into MATDLLRIHRILSTLLEIKGIIIVKYIKGRDNIQEITRSLLRAGEQELLCTLEEPMDEHCVRDSKDSVRTTIVEHDKVFRQQVHELHRLYHVQKSLMAACDNHGYQTRTEETHRMVQGSKLNLKSSPSTSGTNQSARLGNAQHSTPQQVTEDSSLHECKPVNCLSLFSEENSTVKERFHRETHKSVEDESWSASVESDLDLKLSIGPSSHSPKTQHWVFSGSEERKPSGQHR
- the LOC100381741 gene encoding uncharacterized protein isoform X2 gives rise to the protein MDEHCVRDSKDSVRTTIVEHDKVFRQQVHELHRLYHVQKSLMAACDNHGYQTRTEETHRMVQGSKLNLKSSPSTSGTNQSARLGNAQHSTPQQVTEDSSLHECKPVNCLSLFSEENSTVKERFHRETHKSVEDESWSASVESDLDLKLSIGPSSHSPKTQHWVFSGSEERKPSGQHR
- the LOC103626368 gene encoding pentatricopeptide repeat-containing protein At3g61360: MILPVTPDDLITDGKLRVAKSHISRPLLTQLSYAPATTTPRSMPLRLLPPPRRAAAPLLTPTVSHLACLLLGQGPDTPPLLLALLPVCPALLTPLLSRLLLSHTPPLPALSLYRRLLALRHFNVPESSLPVLLRLLARSRRHAHLSFPLLESLPYTHPHLLSTPALAALLSTALSASAPGASFDAAVTCFESAARVWARAGRAFGAAELNVLLRAFCARGRVAEARALFHRYCDAYPPDTRTFNTLLLGFKEAGHVHALDLFYHDAVLRGFVADAVSYCIRMDAYCKKGRFLDALELLDEMRSKGDYKPTLQVFTTLIYGAGIVRNAARARALFDEMEKWGVTPDRGAHNALMGVYVRVRDLQSAMAVMSDMERKGIGLDDVSYNTMLCGFQRVGDLEGIWKVYSKMVSSGFMPRTRTTMLLMKVFCENGRPDLGLELWDYLMGRGCVPHQHALDILVTGLCCRGVVAEAYRCFREIIETGMAPTERAFTVLEGFLRRKREHGKVEEIRQMMKAAQLQGHQIEEEAT